The DNA window ACCGCCTGGGCGCAGCAGCGCGGCATCGCCGCGGTCGAGGTGCGGATCGACGACGGGGAGTGGCGACCGGCCGAGCTCGGGGCCGAGGTCACCGCGGACACCTGGGTGCAGTGGTCGCTGCGCTGGGAGGACGCCGCTCCGGGCGAGCATACGGTCTCGGTGCGCGCGACCGACGGGGAGGGCGAGGTGCAGACCGATCAGCGGGCGAATCCCGCCCCCGACGGTGCCAGCGGCTGGCACTCGGTGCGATTCACCGTCACCTGAGCGGCGCGGAGCGGGCCGGGCTCAGCTCCGGGGCGTGCCCTTGACGCGCTCGTACGCCGCGAGCGCGTCCCGTCGGGAGGCTCCGAGGTCCACGATCGGCGCGACCCGGTCCTCGCCCCCGGTCTCGACCACCCAGCGCCGCACGTAGCGGCGCTCGGGGTCGAACCGCTCCTGCTGCCGTTCGGGATTGAAGATCCGGAAGTACGGTGCCGCGTCGTCCCCGGTGCCGGCCACCCACTGCCAGTTGAACGGGTTCGAGGCCTCGTCGGCATCGACCAGCGTGTCCCAGAACCACTCCTCGCCGTGCCGCCAGTGCAGGCGCAGGTTCTTGGTGAGGAAGGACCCGACCACGAGCCGCACCCGGTTGTGCATCCAGCCCGTGCGCCACAGCTGCCTCATTCCCGCGTCGACCAGGTCGATGCCGGTGCGGCCCTGCTGCCAGGCACGGAGGTCCTCGGCGTCCTCCCGCCAGTCGAAGGCGTCGAACTGCTCGCGCACGTTGCGCGTGGCGAGATCGGGCAGGTGATGGAGCCGGTGCCAGGCGAATTCGCGCCACAGCAGCTCGCTGCGGAAGGTCTCGGGGCCCTGTCCCCGCCCGAGCTCGAGGCTGCGGTGCCACACCTCGTGCGGGGAGACCTCTCCGAAGCGCAGATGCGGCGAGAGGGAGGAGGTGCCGGCGAGGGAGGGCCGGTCGCGGTCTGCGTCGTAAGTCTCGAGCACGTCCTCGAGGTCATCGAGTCGTTCCCGCGCTCCGGACTCCCCGGGGGTCCAGGTCTCGCGCAGCCCCGCGGCCCAGTCCGGCGTGGTGGGGAGGCCGCCACGGGCCGCCAGGACCTTCTCGAGATGCGCGTCCCGGCGCCAGGTGCCGAGGTCATGGCCTGCGGCGCGGACCGCGTCGGGCGGGCCGACGAGCGCCTGCGGGAGACCGGCGGGGGGCCGGGGCGGCGCCGACTCCCGGCAGGCGCGGGCGAAGGCGGAGTAGACCTTGTACGGCTGCCCGGACTGCGTGGCGACGGTCCACGGCTCGTGCAGCAGGTATCCGTCGCTGCTCTCGGCGCGCACTCCCGATGTCCGCAGCGCGCTCTTCAGCCGGGCGTCGACCTCGCGCCGGGGCAGGTGGTAACGGCGGTTCCAGAACACCGCTGCGGCCCCGGTCTCCCGGACCAGCTGCGGGATCACCACCTCCGGGTCGCCGCCGGCGAGGACCAGCGGGATGCCGTGATCGCGCAGCCTCGCGCCGAGGTGGGAGAGCGAATGGTGCAGCCACCACCGTGAGGCGCCCCCGGGCTCCCTCACGCCGTCGATCCGCTCCTCCAGGTGGACGGCCATGACCTCGCCGGCCTCCGCGGCGGCCAGCAGCGCAGGATTGTCGTGGAGCCTGAGGTCGTCCCTCACCCACCAGATGGCGATCATCGTCCTGCACCCCTCGTCCACGGCCGCGGGTACACCCCGCACGATCCGTAGCCTAGCTAATCATCTGGGGCGTCGTCCCGGCAGTCCGTCAGATGCGATGAGCCCGTGCTCCGCGGCCAGCTCGTACAGGGCCTCCGGCTCGGCGGCCATCCGCGCGCACACCTCGGCGACTCCGCCCTGGAACCGGTCGTCGCCGGTGAGCACGCCGAGATCGTCGAACAGCTCCTGCTGCCGGTGACGCAGCGGGATCGGCCGGCCGTCGTGGGCGAGGACGCCCCAGCGGGAAGCGTAGACATCCGCGTGCGCAGGTCGCTGCCCGGTGGCGAGGGTGAGCGGGAACTGCTCGGCGCTGAGCCGGAGGCGGTCGTAGTTGGGCTCGGTCGCGTCGATCACGGCCAGCTGCTCGTCGTCGAACCAGGTCGCGACCAGCTCCATCCGCTCGCCGACGGCGCGGTACGGGGCTGCGGGCACGTATCCCGGGGCGGCGATGTGCGCGACATGGCCGACGGCCAGGTCGTGCACGGTGCAGCGTACGAACGGGGTGGGGGTGGCGACGACATCCCCTGCCCGGCGATACTTCCGGGCGATGGCCTGCGGGGTCTGGTTGGAGCCGACGGCGAGCACGAGCGTCCGCTCGGCCAGCGGGGCGACGCCCTCCGCTGCCAGGGCCTGCTCGATCGCCGCCAGGTCCACGAGCGCCTCGGCGAGCTGCTCGGTCGGCCCTGGGACGCCGACGCTCAGATCGAGATCCACCACGCCGGACTCCAGCAGCAGCGCCGAGCGCACCGCGTCGCCCACCCACGGATAGTCCTGCGGGGCGAAGCCCGCTTCCGGTCCGACGGGGTGTGCGGGGGCGCTGGGCGCGGTGGAGGGCATCCCTCGACCATAGCGATCCCGCCCGCACCGTCCCAGCGTGCGGCGAGAACGCCCACACCACGCCCGACGGCGCAGAATGTCCTCCATGACCTCCGCCCCCGCGCTCCCCACCGGCTACGAGTTCTCCGCCGACCCGGCCCGGATCGATGCCGAGCGGGTGCACCGCCTGCTCGTCGAGGGCGCTCACTGGGCGCGGGGGCGCGAGCGCGCCACGCAGGATGCGATCGTCGCGGCCTCCCGGAACTACGGCATCCACCATCTCGGCGGCGACGGCCAGATCGGCTACGCCCGGATCGTCACCGACGGCGGCACCTTCGCCTGGCTGGCCGACGTCATCGTCGACCCCGCCCATCGCGGCAGGGGCCTCGGCCGGGCCCTCATCGACGGGGTGCTCGCCGACCTCGAGCCGCTCGGACTGCGACGGATCGTGCTGAAGGCCTCCGACGACGGCCGCCCCCTCTACGAGCGCGCCGGCTGGACCCCGCTCGAGGGCCCGGAGGACTGGATGGAGCTGCGCCGCCCCTGACCACGTCCGGGGCCTACGCTGGAGGCATGACCGAACAGCGCGCCACCGATGCCCTGAAGGCCTCCGGGCTCGACCACGAGATCACCCGGCACGGCCGGGTCGGCTCCCTCGCCGAGGCCGCCGCAGCACGCGGCGTCGAGCCGCGCGACATCATCAAGACCCTGGTGGTGCGCCGCGGGGACGGCGACTTCCTGTTCGTGCTGGTCCCGGGGGATCGGGAGATCTCCTGGCCCAAGCTGCGGGCGCTGCTCGGCGTGAACCGCCTGTCCATGCCGGACAAGGAGGTCGCGAAGGAGGTCACGGGCTACGAACGGGGCACCATCACCCCCTTCGGCTCGACCACGGCCTGGCCGGTGATCGCCGACGGCGACCTGGCCGGGGACCCGCAGCGTCGGATCTCCCTCGGCGCCGGCGCCCACGGGGTCGCCATGACCGTCCCCGCGGAGGCCGCCCTCGCCCATCTCGGCGCCCAGGTCGCCGACGTCACCGAGCTCGCCGGTCACTGACTGCTCGGAGCTCCCTCCGCTGAACCCTCGACCCCGACCTCTCTGGAGAGCCTCACCATCTTCCCTCGCAGCTTCCGCCTGATCGCCAGCGCCGTCGTCGTCCTGACCGGCGTGGCCCTGGTCGTCATCGCCGACCGAGCGGGCACCATCCTCGCCCTGCTCCAGGTCGTGGTCGGCGTCTGCATGTTCGTCGAGGCCTACCGCTCGACGGAGAGGACCGGCACCGACCGCGATGAGCCCTGACGGGGCCGCACCCGCCCCCGGAACGAGAACGCCGGCGGACATCAGCGATGTCCGGCGGCGCTCCTCACAGCGGTCTCACTCGTCGGTGAAGGTCATCTTCAGTCCGCCCAGCAGCGCCGCCACCAGGTTGTAGAGGAAGGCCAGCAGGGTGCCGAGCGCCGTGATGATCACGACGTTCACCACGGCCACGATGGTGCCGTAGCTGGTCATCTTCGAGAAGGTGAAGAACTCCATGAACGGCAGCGGGTCGCCGCCGTTGAGGTCGCGGCCCAGCTGATCGATCTGGCTCCAGAGCCCGATCGCCTCGACCAGGTTCCACAGCACGACCACGGCGACCACGGTGGCGATGCCGATCGCGATGGCGGCCAGGAAGGACAGCTTCATCACGGAGAAGGGGTCGAGCCGCGCCAGGGTGAGGCGCACGCGGCGCGGGCCGCGGCGCTCCGTCTCGGACGGGCTCGCGATCCCGGAGGTCTTCTTCGGGCTGCGGCTGGCGCCGCGTGCTGCGGAGCCCTTGCCGGCGCCGATCGACCTCTCGGAGGAGTCCTTCGCCTCGGAGGTCCCGGTCCTCGCGGACTTCTCCGCCGAGGACGGGCTCTCCTTGAAGGCCGGGAGCGTGGACGTGGACTCCGCGGGGTCGGCGGACCCGCTGGTGGTCCTGGAGTCACTGGTGCTCACGGATCACTCCTCGTTCGTGTCGGGGTCGTCGGTCGACGACTGGTCGGACTCGTCAGAGCCTAGAACATCGCCCTGCTCGTCCACACCCTCGGACACGGCCTCTGCGGAGTCCTCCACAGCATCCGCACCCGTGGCGGAGGTCTCGGCGGCGTCGGCGTCCACGATCTCGGGCGCCTCCGCCTCCTCCTCGTCGACCTCGGACTCCTGGCCGGTGGTGACCAGCAGGATCCTGTCCTTCTTGTCGGGCTTGGCGAAGACGACGCCCATGGTGGTGCGTCCCTTGGCGGGGACCTCGGAGACCTTGGAGCGGACCACGCGGCCGCGCTCCATGACCACCAGGAGCTCGTCGGACTCCTCGACGACGGCGGCGCCCACGAGGTGGCCGCGGTCGTCGGGCAGCTTGGCGACCCGGATGCCGAGTCCGCCACGACCCTGCAGGCGGTACTCCTCGACGCTGGTGCGCTTGGCGAAGCCGCCATCGGTCACGGTGACCACGAAGGAGTCCTCGCGGACCACGTCCATGGCCAGCAGCTGGTCGTCGTGGCGGAACTTCATGCCGGTCACGCCGCTGGTGGCGCGGCCCGTCGGGCGCAGCGTGCCGTCGTCGGCCGGCATCCGCACGGACTGGCCGTTGCGGGAGACCAGCAGGATCTGGTCGTCGGCGTCGACGGCGCGGGCGGCGATCACCCGGTCGGGGTGGGTGCCGTCCGGTCCGTCGATGTCGCGCAGGTTGATCGCGATGATGCCGCCGGTGCGGGTGGAGTCGAAGGCCGGCATCGGGGTCTTCTTGACCAGGCCGGACTCGGTGGCCAGCACCAGGTACTGGGCATCCTCGTAGCTCGAGATCGCCAGGACCGACGCGATGTGCTCGTCGGGCTGGAAGGCCATCAGGTTCGCGACGTGCTGGCCCTTCGCATCCCGCGGCGCCTCGGGCAGCTCGTAGCCCTTGGCGCGGTAGACCCGGCCCTGGTTGGTGAAGAACAGCAGCCAGCGGTGCGTGGTCGTCGTGAAGAAGTGCTCGACCACGTCGTCCTCGCGCAGGGTCGCGCCGCGCACGCCCTTGCCGCCGCGCTTCTGGGCGCGGTACTGGTCCTCACGGGTGCGCTTGACATAGCCGCCACGGGTGATCGTGACGACCATGTCCTCCTCGGGGATGAGGTCCTCCATCGCCATGTCGCCGGCGAAGGGGAGGATCTCGGTGCGGCGGTCGTCGCCGAAGCGGTCGACGATCTCCGCCAGCTCCTCGGAGACGATGTCGCGCTGACGCTGCGGGTCGGCGAGGATCGCCTTGTACTCCTCGATGAGGGCCTGCAGGCGGTCGTGCTCCTCGATGATCTTCTGGCGCTCCAGGGCGGCCAGGCGGCGCAGCTGCATGGCGAGGATCGCGTTGGCCTGGATCTCGTCGATCTCCAGCAGGTCCATCAGGCCGGTGCGGGCCTCGTCGACGTCGGGCGAGCGACGGATCAGCGCGATGACCTCGTCCAGCGCGTCCAGCGCCTTGAGGTAGCCGCGGAAGACGTGGATCTGCTCCTCCGCCTTGCGCAGGCGGAACTCGGTGCGACGCACGATGACGTCGATCTGGTGCTTGGTCCACTCGCGCACGAAGGAGTCGATCGACAGGGTGCGCGGCACCCCGTTCGCCAGCGCCAGCATGTTCGCGGAGAAGTTCTCCTGCAGCTGGGTGTGCTTGAAGAGGTTGTTGAGCACCACCTTGGCGACGGCGTCGCGCTTGAGGGTGATGACCAGGCGCTGGCCGGTGCGGCCGGAGGTCTCGTCGGTGATGTCGGCGATGCCGCTGATCTTGCCGAGCTTGACCATCTCGGCGATCTTCCGCGCGAGGGTGTCGGGGTTGACCTGGTACGGCAGCTCGGTGACCACGAGCGACATGCGGCCGTTGATCTCCTCGGTGGAGACGACGGCGCGCTGGGTGATGGAGCCGCGGCCGGTGCGGTAGGCGTCCTCGATGCCGGAGGTGCCCACGATGGTGGCGCCGCCGGGGAAGTCCGGGCCCTTGATGAAGCGCAGGCAGGCGTCGAGCAGCTCGGGCTTGGTGGCCTCGTGGTTGGTCAGCAGCCACTGGACGGCGTCGGCCACCTCGCGCAGGTTGTGCGGCGGGATGTTCGTCGCCATGCCGACGGCGATGCCGGCGGAGCCGTTGACCAGCAGGTTCGGGAAGCGGGCGGGCAGCACGGTGGGCTCGTCGACCGTGTTGTCGTAGTTGCCCTGCATGTCCACGGTGTCCTGCTCGATGTCGCGAACCAGCTCGAGGGCCAGCGGCGCCATCTTGCACTCGGTGTACCGGGGGGCGGCCGCGCCGTCATCGCCGGCGGAGCCGAAGTTGCCCTGGCCGAGGATCAGCGGGTAGCGCATCGACCACGGCTGCACGAGGCGCACCATCGCGTCGTAGATCGCGGTGTCGCCGTGGGGATGGTAGTTGCCCATCACCTCGCCGACGACCTTCGCGCACTTGGAGAAGGAGCGGTCGGGGCGGTAGCCGCCGTCGAACATCGCGTAGACGATGCGGCGGTGGACGGGCTTGAGGCCGTCACGGACGTCCGGCAGGGCGCGCGCGACGATGACGCTCATCGCGTAGTCGAGGTAGGACCGCTGCATCTCGTGGTTGAGGTCGACCTGGGTGATGCGGTCGACCTCGTCCTCGTCGAGGGGGTCCACCAGGGTGACGGTGCGGGAGGCCGCCTCCTCGGCGGAGATCTCGTGGGACCCCTCGGGGGTCTCCTGCCCGCCGAGGCCGGCGCTCTCGGCCGGGGTCGCGGTGCTCTCGTCCTCGGGGTTCGTGGGGTCCTGCGGGGTGTCGCTCATGGCGGGTGAGGCCTTTCAGGTAGGGCCGATGGTTCGAGGGGTCCCCGGGGGCGCGCGGGTGGACCGGCGCCGCGCCGGGGGCCGACGTCAGATGTCGAGGAAGCGGACGTCCTTGGCGTTCTCCTGGATGAAGCGGCGACGGGACTCGACGTCGTCACCCATCAGCACGGAGAAGATGGTGTCGGCGTCGGCGGCCTCGTCGACCGTGACCTGCTTCAGCGTGCGGGTGGCCGTGTCCATCGTCGTGGATTGGAGCTCCTTCCAGTCCATCTCGCCCAGACCCTTGTAGCGCTGGATGCCGTTGTCCCGGGGGATGCGGCGACCGGCGGCGCGGCCGGCCTCCATGCGCTCGTCGCGCTCCTCGTCGCTGAACACGTACTCGTGCGGGGCGTTGGACCACTTCAGGCGGTACAGCGGCGGCATCGCGATGAACACGTGCCCGAGCTCGATGAGCGGCCGCATGTAGCGGAACAGCAGCGTGAGCAGCAGGGTGCAGATGTGCTGGCCGTCGACGTCGGCATCGGCCATCAGGATGATCTTGTGGTACCGCAGCTTGGTGGCGTCGAAGTCCTCGCCGATGCCGGTGCCGAAGGCGGTGATCAGAGAGCGGACCTCCTGGTTGTCCAGGGCCCGGTCCAGTCGCGCCTTCTCGACGTTGAGGATCTTGCCGCGGATCGGGAGGATCGCCTGGGTGCGCGGGTCGCGGCCCTGCACGGCGGAGCCGCCGGCGGAGTCGCCCTCGACGATGAAGATCTCGGACTCGGCGGGGTTGCGCGAGGAGCAGTCGCGCAGCTTGCCGGGCATGCCGCCGGTCTCCAGCGGGGACTTCCGACGGGTCGCGTCGCGGGCCTTGCGGGCCGCCTCGCGGGCGGCCGCGGCGGCCTGGCCCTTGAGCACGATCGACTTCGCCTCGGCGGGGTGGGACTCGAACCAGTCCTGGAGCTGGTCGGTCATCACCTTGACCATGAAGGTGCGGGCGATGGTGTTGCCGAGCTTGGTCTTGGTCTGGCCCTCGAACTGGGGCTCGCCGAGCTTCACCGAGATCACCGCCGTGAGGCCCTCGCGGATGTCGTCGCCGGTGAGGTTGGCGTCCTTCTCCTTGAGCAGGCCCTGGGCGCGGCCGTACCGGTTCACGATCGAGGTGAGCGAGGAGCGGAAGCCCTCCTCGTGGGTGCCGCCCTCGTGGGTGTTGATCGTGTTCGCATAGGTGTGCACGGAGTCGGTGTAGGCCCCGGTCCACTGCATCGCGACCTCGACCGAGATGTGCGCCTCGGTGTCCTCGGACTCGAAGGAGATGATGTCGGGGTGGATCACCTCGGCGCGCTTGGCCGTGTTGATGAACTCGACGAAGTCCTGCAGGCCGCGCTCGTAGAGGTAGGAGACGGTGCGCGGGCCCTTGTCCTTCCCGGCGCCCTCGGCCTCGAGCTCGACGTCGACCACGTCGTCGTCCGCTCCCTCGACGTCGCGCTCGTCGGTCAGCGACAGGCGCAGGCCCTTGTTCAGGAACGCCATCTGCTGGAACCGCTTGCGCAGGGTCTCGAAGTCGTAGACGGTCTCGTCGAAGATCTCGTCATCGGCCCAGAAGGTGATGGTGGTGCCGGTCTCGTCGGTCGGCTCGCCCTTCTCGAGCTCCATGATCGGTGCGCCGCGGGTGTACGCCTGGCGCCAGACGTGCCCGTCGCGGCGGATCTCGACCTCCATGCGGATCGACAGGGCGTTGACCACGGAGGAGCCCACGCCGTGCAGGCCGCCGGAGACGGCGTAGCCGCCGCCGCCGAACTTGCCGCCGGCGTGCAGCACGGTGAGCACCAGCTCGACGGCGGGCTTGTTCTCGGTGGGGTGCATCGCGACGGGGATGCCGCGGGCGTGGTCGACGCAGCGCACGCCGCCGTCGGCCAGCAGCGTGACCTCGATCGAGCTGCCGTGCCCGGCCATCGCCTCGTCGACCGAGTTGTCGACGATCTCCTGGACCATGTGGTGCAGGCCGCGCTCACCGGTGGAGCCGATGTACATGCCGGGGCGCTTGCGCACCGCCTCGAGGCCCTCGAGGACGGTGATGTCCGAGGCGTCGTAGTGCTCCGGGGCGTGGGCGGCGCGCTCACCGGCGGTGGTGGCTTCGATCGAGGCCGCTCCTGCTGCGCCGTCCGCTGCGGGGGACGGGTCCGGGGTGCCCTCGGGCACGTCCTGGTCGGGCATGGGGCGGTCGCTGTCGCTCACCTGATGTGGCTCCTCGCAGTCCTGGGGCCCCCGCTCGGAAGGCGGCGGGGCGGTTCGGCAGGGTCGTGCGGGCTGGAGCGTCGGCTCACGGGCAGGGACCGTCGCTCATCGCGCGCGCGTGCGC is part of the Brachybacterium ginsengisoli genome and encodes:
- a CDS encoding cryptochrome/photolyase family protein, whose protein sequence is MIAIWWVRDDLRLHDNPALLAAAEAGEVMAVHLEERIDGVREPGGASRWWLHHSLSHLGARLRDHGIPLVLAGGDPEVVIPQLVRETGAAAVFWNRRYHLPRREVDARLKSALRTSGVRAESSDGYLLHEPWTVATQSGQPYKVYSAFARACRESAPPRPPAGLPQALVGPPDAVRAAGHDLGTWRRDAHLEKVLAARGGLPTTPDWAAGLRETWTPGESGARERLDDLEDVLETYDADRDRPSLAGTSSLSPHLRFGEVSPHEVWHRSLELGRGQGPETFRSELLWREFAWHRLHHLPDLATRNVREQFDAFDWREDAEDLRAWQQGRTGIDLVDAGMRQLWRTGWMHNRVRLVVGSFLTKNLRLHWRHGEEWFWDTLVDADEASNPFNWQWVAGTGDDAAPYFRIFNPERQQERFDPERRYVRRWVVETGGEDRVAPIVDLGASRRDALAAYERVKGTPRS
- a CDS encoding GNAT family N-acetyltransferase, which translates into the protein MTSAPALPTGYEFSADPARIDAERVHRLLVEGAHWARGRERATQDAIVAASRNYGIHHLGGDGQIGYARIVTDGGTFAWLADVIVDPAHRGRGLGRALIDGVLADLEPLGLRRIVLKASDDGRPLYERAGWTPLEGPEDWMELRRP
- a CDS encoding aminoacyl-tRNA deacylase; protein product: MTEQRATDALKASGLDHEITRHGRVGSLAEAAAARGVEPRDIIKTLVVRRGDGDFLFVLVPGDREISWPKLRALLGVNRLSMPDKEVAKEVTGYERGTITPFGSTTAWPVIADGDLAGDPQRRISLGAGAHGVAMTVPAEAALAHLGAQVADVTELAGH
- a CDS encoding DUF3566 domain-containing protein translates to MSTSDSRTTSGSADPAESTSTLPAFKESPSSAEKSARTGTSEAKDSSERSIGAGKGSAARGASRSPKKTSGIASPSETERRGPRRVRLTLARLDPFSVMKLSFLAAIAIGIATVVAVVVLWNLVEAIGLWSQIDQLGRDLNGGDPLPFMEFFTFSKMTSYGTIVAVVNVVIITALGTLLAFLYNLVAALLGGLKMTFTDE
- the gyrA gene encoding DNA gyrase subunit A codes for the protein MSDTPQDPTNPEDESTATPAESAGLGGQETPEGSHEISAEEAASRTVTLVDPLDEDEVDRITQVDLNHEMQRSYLDYAMSVIVARALPDVRDGLKPVHRRIVYAMFDGGYRPDRSFSKCAKVVGEVMGNYHPHGDTAIYDAMVRLVQPWSMRYPLILGQGNFGSAGDDGAAAPRYTECKMAPLALELVRDIEQDTVDMQGNYDNTVDEPTVLPARFPNLLVNGSAGIAVGMATNIPPHNLREVADAVQWLLTNHEATKPELLDACLRFIKGPDFPGGATIVGTSGIEDAYRTGRGSITQRAVVSTEEINGRMSLVVTELPYQVNPDTLARKIAEMVKLGKISGIADITDETSGRTGQRLVITLKRDAVAKVVLNNLFKHTQLQENFSANMLALANGVPRTLSIDSFVREWTKHQIDVIVRRTEFRLRKAEEQIHVFRGYLKALDALDEVIALIRRSPDVDEARTGLMDLLEIDEIQANAILAMQLRRLAALERQKIIEEHDRLQALIEEYKAILADPQRQRDIVSEELAEIVDRFGDDRRTEILPFAGDMAMEDLIPEEDMVVTITRGGYVKRTREDQYRAQKRGGKGVRGATLREDDVVEHFFTTTTHRWLLFFTNQGRVYRAKGYELPEAPRDAKGQHVANLMAFQPDEHIASVLAISSYEDAQYLVLATESGLVKKTPMPAFDSTRTGGIIAINLRDIDGPDGTHPDRVIAARAVDADDQILLVSRNGQSVRMPADDGTLRPTGRATSGVTGMKFRHDDQLLAMDVVREDSFVVTVTDGGFAKRTSVEEYRLQGRGGLGIRVAKLPDDRGHLVGAAVVEESDELLVVMERGRVVRSKVSEVPAKGRTTMGVVFAKPDKKDRILLVTTGQESEVDEEEAEAPEIVDADAAETSATGADAVEDSAEAVSEGVDEQGDVLGSDESDQSSTDDPDTNEE
- the gyrB gene encoding DNA topoisomerase (ATP-hydrolyzing) subunit B; this translates as MPDQDVPEGTPDPSPAADGAAGAASIEATTAGERAAHAPEHYDASDITVLEGLEAVRKRPGMYIGSTGERGLHHMVQEIVDNSVDEAMAGHGSSIEVTLLADGGVRCVDHARGIPVAMHPTENKPAVELVLTVLHAGGKFGGGGYAVSGGLHGVGSSVVNALSIRMEVEIRRDGHVWRQAYTRGAPIMELEKGEPTDETGTTITFWADDEIFDETVYDFETLRKRFQQMAFLNKGLRLSLTDERDVEGADDDVVDVELEAEGAGKDKGPRTVSYLYERGLQDFVEFINTAKRAEVIHPDIISFESEDTEAHISVEVAMQWTGAYTDSVHTYANTINTHEGGTHEEGFRSSLTSIVNRYGRAQGLLKEKDANLTGDDIREGLTAVISVKLGEPQFEGQTKTKLGNTIARTFMVKVMTDQLQDWFESHPAEAKSIVLKGQAAAAAREAARKARDATRRKSPLETGGMPGKLRDCSSRNPAESEIFIVEGDSAGGSAVQGRDPRTQAILPIRGKILNVEKARLDRALDNQEVRSLITAFGTGIGEDFDATKLRYHKIILMADADVDGQHICTLLLTLLFRYMRPLIELGHVFIAMPPLYRLKWSNAPHEYVFSDEERDERMEAGRAAGRRIPRDNGIQRYKGLGEMDWKELQSTTMDTATRTLKQVTVDEAADADTIFSVLMGDDVESRRRFIQENAKDVRFLDI